The genomic window CCTTGATCCTGAAGGCGCGGAAGAGTTGCTGGATATTATTAGAGATCTCGGGCAAAAAGAAGGCAAGACCATCCTGATTTCTTCGCATCTTCTTTATCAGATTCAATCTATCTGTGATAGGGTGGGAATTTTCGTTAAAGGGAAATTGATAGCCGATGGAAAAATCGATGACCTGGCGGCACAACTTTCGGATGGAGAGCAGGTAATTGAAATCAGGGCCGAGCCTGTGGAGAAGCTTGCCGATGCCGTGATGTCGGTGGCGGGAGTAAATTTCGCCGAAAGGCATGGAAATACGGTCATTGTCAAAGGCGACGGTGAAAATCTGGCGCCCCGCATCGTAGCAGAGCTTGCTGCCCGCAACATGGCCGTGTACCATTTGAATGTCAGGGGATATAATCTGGATGACATTTACCGGCAATACTTCCGAGGAGAAGAGGTGAAACAAATTGACAGCAACAACTTCTACTATCGGCATTGAAGGCGAAGATGTTGGAAAAAAGGTAAAGCGCCGGGGCAGCGGGAATCTTGAAACCATATTCAGGAAAGAACTGGCCGACCAGTTTTCCAGCAGTAGATTTTTTATTCTCTTTTTTTTAATTATGATAACAGGCGCCGTTTCCTTTTATGCTGCGATACAAAGCCTACCGGCCGGAGACGCAGGAGACAATGAGTTCATACTGATAAAGCTTTTTACTACCGCTGCAAATTCACTGCCGCCGTTTACATGGTTTTTATCCCTGCTGGGACCGCTGGTGGGCCTGGCGATGGGATTTGACGCCATTAATGGGGAACAAAATCGGGGCACCATGAGCAGGCTATTGTCTCAGCCCGTATACCGGGATGATGTCATAAATGGTAAATTCCTTGCAAGGCTTGTGGTGCTTGCCATAATGACTGTGGCTCTCGGCGGTTTTGTTGGGGGCATGGGAATATTCATGACAGGCGTTGCGCCAACGGTAGAAGAAATCTTACGGCTCTTGCTTTATTTAGCTTTGAGCGTAGTGTATATGGCATTCTGGCTGGCCCTTTCAATGCTGTTTTCTCTGCTGTTCAGACAGGCTGCCACATCGGCTCTGGGGGGAATAGCTCTCTGGCTCTTTTTTTCCATCTTTATTCCGCTGCTGGCAGGCATGGTTGCCGATGCGGTATTTCCGGCAAATGACCCATCTCAAACTGCATCTCAGTTTTACAATGTTGTATTGAGGCAAAATATAAGCCGCATATCTCCCTCGACGCTGTACAGCGAAGCCTCTTTGACGCTTCTTTCGCCAGAAGTGCGAACTCTGGGACCGGTGCTTCTTGAACAGATCTACGGCGCCATTCCCGGATTTTTGCCTCTGGGCCAGAGCCTTTTGCTGATATGGCCGCATCTTACGGGATTGATAGCTGCGACGCTCATCATTTTTGCCGTAACATATACTTTGTTTTTACGCCAGGAAATCCGGGCATGAAGTAAATAAGCAATTTGCAGAAAAAATGATTTCACCATTATGGCAGGTGAAATCATTTTTTTCTTATATATTGCCCTTTTGATTATCATATGATAAAATAATTACAAGATAACATTTGAACATATATTCAAGTGATAAATCAAAAAATCTATATAAAACTTTAATTGGGAGGGACGAGAAATTTTGGCATACAGGCTGGAGGGATTGGATTGCCCAAATTGTGCCGCAAAGATTGAAAAGGAACTGAGAAAAATCGAAGGGCTTTCGGAGGTTTGCGTCAATTTTTCCACAAAAAGCGTAGCCCTGGACCCACGGTACGAGCAAGCGGCTAAGGAAATCTTAAGAAGGGTAGAACCCAATGTTGAACTTATTGCTGAAAGCTCTGCGGATAAAAAAGAGGAATCCGAAGCCATGACAGGCGAACAAAAAAAGAGGCTTTTATATATTTTTTCTTCTGCAGTCTTTCTAATATCGGGGATAATAGCAAGCCCCCGGCTTCACGGCAGATTTGAATTCATAGAGTATGCCATCTTCCTTGCCGCATATTTTATAGCAGGGTGGGAGGTATTATATGCCGCCCTGCGCAATATCTCCAGGGGACAGGTTTTTGACGAAAACTTTCTCATGACCGCAGCCACTGTGGGAGCCCTGGCCATCCACCAGCTTCCCGAAGCTGTAGGGGTCATGTTGTTTTACTCGGTAGGAGAATATTTCCAGGCCCAGGCCGTTAACCGTTCCCGGCGTTCCATTGAAGCTCTCATGGATATACGGCCCGATTATGTCAACCTGAAGCTGGACAGTGGCATTGAAAAGGTGCCGCCCCAGCTTGTACGGGTTGGGCAGGTTATTGTAGTAAGGCCCGGGGAGAAGGTGCCCCTGGATGGCCAGGTTATATCAGGCTCCTCCTTCATGGATACTTCGGCCCTCACCGGAGAATCGGTGCCCCGCAAAGTGGAGCCCGGAGATACTGTGCTTTCGGGCATGGTGAACACCGAAGGCTTTCTGGAGGTAAGGGTGGAAAGAACCTTCGGCGAATCCTCGGTGTCCAAGATCCTGGACCTGGTGCAAAACGCCGCCGCCAGGAAAGGCCGTACCGAGCAGTTCATCACGAAATTTGCCCACTACTATACTCCAGTGGTGGTGTTCACGGCAGCCGCCATAGCTACAATCCCTCCGCTGGTAATACCCGGGGCGACCTTTTCGGAATGGCTTTACAGGGCACTGACCATACTGGTCATATCATGCCCCTGCGCCCTGGTGGTATCCATCCCGCTGGGATATTTCGGGGGAATAGGCGGTGCCTCCCGCCGGGGAATCCTGGTGAAGGGGGCCAACTTCCTGGAAGTTCTGACTCATGTGGATGCCGTAGTGTTCGATAAGACCGGCACCCTCACAAAAGGGGTTTTCAAGGTATCGCAGGTTCAGGCAAAAAACGGCTATTCGCGTGAGGATATATTGAAGTTTGCGGCCCAAGCCGAAATCCATTCAAGCCACCCAATAGCAACATCCATCCGGGAGGCTTACGAAGCCACCGGTGCGGCCTTTGCAGCGACATCCGTGGAGGATTATCAGGAGATCGCAGGCCATGGGGTTAAAGCCCGGGTGGATGTAAACACCGTAATTGCTGGAAATGAGAGGTTGATGGAAAAGGAAGGCATAACTTACGATGTTCCACAGACCTCCGGCACCGTAGTGCATGTGGCGGTGGAAGGTAAATATGCGGGATATATCGTTATATCCGATGAAATAAAGCCCGACGCGAGAGCAGCAATAAAACACCTGAAGGCTCTCGGGGTAAAACATACGGTGATGCTCACCGGCGATGACGAAAAGGCAGCGGAGCTTGCCGCAAAAGAAATCGGAGTTGACGAGTATTTCGCAAATCTTTTGCCCCAGGACAAGGTTGCAAAACTGGAACACATCCAGGTCGGGGAAGGCGGCCGGCGCCGCAGGGTGGCTTTTGTAGGCGATGGCATAAACGATGCCCCGGTCATTACCCGGGCCGACGTGGGCATGGCCATGGGCGGTTTGGGTTCCGATGCCGCCATAGAGGCCGCCGATGTGGTTATCATGGAGGATGCGCCTTCAAAGGTGGCGGACGCCATTAAGATAGCCCGCCATACCAGGAAAATCGTCATCGAGAACATCGTCCTGGCCCTTAGTGTAAAAGGAATTTTCCTGGCCATGGGAGCCGCGGGCATCGCCACCATGTGGGAGGCGGTGTTTGCCGATGTGGGCGTGGCTCTGCTGGCGGTGCTGAACTCCACCAGAGCCCTGGCCGCAGGATGGCGTGAAAAATGAGCAATCAACCCAAGGGGCTATAATCCCAGAACATCTGCAATTTCGGTCATGGCTTTGAGAGAAAGCTCCGCAAATTCTGCAAAGGGAATCCCCAGCTTTTCTATGGAGCGCATGGCATCCCTGTCGGCACCGGCCGCAAAGCGCAGTTCGTTCATCCTCTTGGTAATGGATTTCACCTTGACGCTGGAGAGCTTTTTATCAGGATACACCAGGGCTATGGCGGTGATAAATCCCGTTATGGGATCTGCTGCATACAGTGCCCGGTCGAAACTGTTTTTTATCTCGGTGCCGGTGGCCTGGTTGTGGGCCAGGATGGCATGATACATTTCCTCATTGCCAAAATTGATGCTCCTTAAAATCTCGACGGCTTTCGGCCCGTGCTGCTCGGGAAAAGTCCTGTAATCCACCATGTCCGCATCTAAATCATGCAGCAGCCCCGCTATGCCCCACTCGTCTTCTTTATCCGGGGCAAGCCTCCGGGCGAGAGCCATCATCACTGCTTCCACAGCGTAGCAGTGTTTTACCAGATGGTCAGTATGTAGATACTCATTCAAGATTTCAATTGCCTTCTGCCTGTCCATTTTTATCCTCCTGTATTTTTATTGGCATTAGTTTCCTATATTATAACATAATTTGTCTTATATGTCATATTTTAAGGATAATAATGATAATTATGCAGAAACATCACTGAAAATGCAAAAAAATAGAGAGGCTCCTTTTCAGGAACCTCTCTATTTTTCATACGGTAGTTAGCATGACATTAAATTTTTAGCTGGTAAAGCCCATGGGCTGATACATGTTTATCATGGTATTGGTGGTGTTCTGCTGCATGGTGGGCACCTGATAATAGCCGCGGCTGTTCATATACTGCCACACATCATAGGCCTGGTCGGCGCAGTTGATGGCACCCTGGATAAGCATCCGGCGAAGCTCGGGATTGGCGCACTCGAGAGATGCCATCATTCTCTTGGATGCTCCCGTCTTGTGGATTCCCATGAGGGCGGAAGCCACATCCTGGTCATCTACCTGTTTTGCGGAAGGATTTGGTGTTGTCGGAGAAGGACTTCTCAGACCATAAGTTGGAGAAAAATTGGTATTGGCCCTGTAAGGAACAGCCTCCTGGAAACCTGCCTGGTTGATGGCCGATACCATATTGTTGTATTCATCCACCATGAAATCCAGCTGTTTGTTTAAAAGGCTTTTCAGCTGAGGATCCTTGCAGTGTTCGCCGTAAAGCTGGACGGTGTTAATGCCGGTTACGGTATCGGATAATACTTCATGCAGTTCCATTACTTCATGGGCACCGAGATTTGCTGCCATAAGATGACCTCCTGTCTAAAAATTAATTTACATACAAAGTATAATATTCCACAACACCTTTGAAGATATTCTAAAATCGTGAAAGAAAAAAATTAAGCATTGTTTGACTTTTTGGTCAACATAAACAATTTAGAGGACTAAAAATGCGAAAAAATGCATAAAATTTATATAGTATCCTGTGGAAATGTTTAGAGTTTGAACGGAATGTTTAAAAAATGAACATAGTCGGTATTTGAAAGTCTGCCAGAGCTTGTTTTTTCAATTGGCACAAATATTGCTTATATAAAAAATTACAAATTACATAAAAATTATTGGGGGTGGAATCGTGCGTGAAGTGGTTATTGTTAGCGCCGTGAGGACCGCCTGCGGCAAGTACGGAGGGAGCCTTTCAAAAAAGACACCTATAGAACTGGGGAGTGCAGTGATTGCGGAAGCCGTGAAAAGAGCGGGCATTGAGAAGGAAATGGTGGAAGAAGTAATATGGGGCAATGCATGGCAGGCAGGAGTGGGTCCCAATCTGGGAAGGCTGGTGACTGTGAAAAGCGGCCTTCCCGTGAGTACCTCGGCTTTTACGGTAAATAAAAGGTGCGCTTCGGGGTTGAAATCCGTGGCGCTGGCTGCCCAGGCCATAAGGGCAGGGGATGCGGATGTCATGGTGGCGGGGGGAGCAGAGATGGCAAGCAGGGCGCCTTATCTTCTCCCTGAAGCCCGGTGGGGATACAGGCTGGGCGCAGGGGAGCTTCAGGACCACCTCCACCAGGATGGTTTCATGTGCCCTCTGGCGGGCATGATGATGGGCGCCACAGCGGAGGTACTGGTGGAGGAATACGGTATCACCAGAGAGGAGCAGGATGAATATTCCTTCATGAGCCATAAAAGAGCAATTGCTGCCATGGATAGCGGGAAATTTACGGATGAGATCTTACCCATAAATATTGGTGATAAGAAAAACCCCAACGCAGTTTTTGCCAGCGAAGAAATTCCGAGGCGTGATATTTCAATGCAGGCTCTGGCAAAGCTTCCCTCGGTCTTCAAAGAAAAAGGCACCATAACAGCGGGTTCCAGTTCAGCCCTGTGCGATGGGGCTGCGGCACTGGTACTGATGGCCAGGGAAAAGGCCGAAGCCCTGGGAATAAAGCCCCTGGCAAAAATCCTGGCCCACGGTCAGAGGGGGGTAGACCCAACCCATATGGGGATAGGTCCCGTGGAAGCCGTTCCCATTGCTCTCAAAAAAGCAGGTATGACCCTGAAGGACATCGACCTGATTGAACTAAATGAAGCCTTTGCAGGCCAGGTGCTGGCGGTAGTAAGGGATCTGAACCTGGATATGGACAGGACCAATATTTACGGCGGAGCTATTTCCCTGGGCCATCCCATAGGCGCCACCGGAGCAAAACTCGTAACCACCCTCATAAATGCCCTCAGGCAGGAGAATAAACATATAGGTATGGTTACCCTCTGTGTGGGCGGCGGTCAGGGAGAAGCCATGATAATAGAGAGAATGAGCTAGATTAAAGTGGAATTTTATCATGGAGGATATTTGCAAGCAGGCTACAGGATGTTCAAAAAGTGAACATCCATAAAAAATCCAGCGGAGGATTATAGTAAGGAGGGTTATTATGGAATTTAAAAAAATAATGGTTGTGGGTGCCGGCACCATGGGACATGGTATAGCTCAAGCCTGCGCCCAGCAGGGGTTTGAAGCGGTGCTCATCGATATGGAGAGGTCTCTTGTAGATAAGGCCATAGCCAGGATAAAAACGGGCCTTGATAAAAGGGTCGAAAAGGGCAAGATGACCGCTGAAGAAGCGGATGCCATCATGTCCAGGATTTCAGGCGGAACGGAAATAGAAGCATATGAAGGGGTGGATTTTGTCATTGAAGCGGTGGTGGAAGATGTAGAAGTCAAAAAACAGGTCTTTGCCCGTCTTGATAGGCATTTTGGGCCCGAAGTAATCCTCGCCACCAACACCACCGCCTGTTCCATCAGCGAAATAGCCGGTGCCACCCGGGAAAAGGGGAGGGTTGTAGGTATGCATTTCTTTAATCCCCCCGTCGTCATGAAACTGGTGGAAATAATCCCGGGCCTTGATACGGCTCCGGAGACGGTGGAGAAGACCCGTGCCCTGGCGGAGATGCTGGGGAAAACGCCCATAGTGACAAAAATAGAATCACCTGCCGGAATTGTGAGCAGGGTACTGGCAGCTCTTTTAAATGAGGCGGTCAATGTCTATTCAGAAGGAGTGGCCGATCCTACGGAAATCGACACCGCAATGAAACTGGGGGCCAACCTTCCCATGGGACCACTGGAACTTATAGACATGATAGGCGTGGATATACATCTTGCCAAGACCGAAACCCTCTACAGGGAATTCGGAGACCCTCGCTACCGCCCACCCTATATCCTGAAAAAAATGGTGAGAGCCGGGCACCTGGGGCGCAAGACCGGTCGGGGTTTCTATAAATATTAAAAAACTATAATATAAGGGAGGCGGCATTATGAATTTTGATATGACTGAAGAACAGCAGATGATAAAAAGTATGGTGGCGGAATTTGCCGAAAAGGAGATTGTTCCTGTAGCGGCGGAAAATGACCTTAATGAGAAATTTCCATGGAGTATAGTTAAAAAAATGGGGGAACTGGGTATCTTCGGCACAGTGATTCCCGAAGAGTACGGCGGAGGAGGCTTTGATAACATCGCCCATGCTATTGTGGCTGAAGAACTGGGAAGAGTGGACTCTTCGGTAAGAGGCATTTATTCGGTACAGGTATCGCTGGTGGCACTTACCATACTAAAATGGGGTAATGAGGAACAAAAGAAAAAATATGTGCCCCGCCTGGCTTCCGGCGAAATCCTTGGATGTTTCGGCCTTACGGAGCCCAATTCCGGCAGCGATGCAGTGAGCATGCAGGCCACGGCGGTGGAAGATGGCGACAGCTACATTTTAAACGGAAACAAGATGTGGATAACCAATGGTGGAGTAGCAGACATTGCCCTGATATTCGCCAAGACCGATAAAAACGCCGGTGCCCGGGGTATCACGGCATTTATTGTGGATACTAAAACCCCCGGATTTTCCACCAGGGACATCCATCAGAAGTTGGGCCTGAGGTCATCCAATACAGCCGAACTCATTCTGACCGATGTGAGGGTTCCCAAAGAAAACATTCTGGGGGAAGTGGGCAAGGGATTCAAGGTGGCCATGAGCGCCCTGGACTTTGGCCGCTATACCGTGGCTGCGGGATGTGTGGGTCTGGCCCAGGGGTGCTATGACGTAGCCAAAAAGTATGCCCTGGAGAGGGTCCAGTTCGGCAAGCCCATTGCCGGACATCAGCTCATTCAGGAGATGTTCGCCGACATGATAGTGGATATTGAAGCCGGCCGTCTTCTGGTATACCGGGTAGGGCATCTTAAAAATAAAGGAGTCCCCAATACCAGGGAAGTTTGTGTGGCGAAACTCTTCTGCAGCGAGATGGTAAACCGTGTAGCCTACAAGGCGCTGCAGGTCTTTGGCGGGTATGGATTTTCCGGGGAATTCCCCATTGAAAGATACTACAGAGATGCCCGCATAAATACCCTTTATGAAGGAACAAGCCAGATTCAGAAGCTCATTATAGCCAACAAGGACCTGGGGATATCCGCCTTTTAGGTGCCAGGCACTCACTTATTCTCACTTATTCACTTATGTAATTTTCCGAAAATTATTCCAGTCAGGCCTTGAACCGGTTGGCAGCCACCCTAAAGAGATTGCCTCAGGGTCCATCGCTCGTCAAGTAAGATTAAAGAGGAAAGTTTCCTGCTTGGAGAGGAGATGATTATAATGGATTATCAACTATTAGCGTATAAGCAAGAGGATGGCGTGGCCTATATTACCATAAACCGCCCGGAGGTGAGGAATGCCCTCAGCAACAGGCTGGTGGATGAACTGGAGGAAGTGATATCACAGATCGAGAAAAATGAAGAACTCCGGGCAGTGGTAATAACCGGCGCTGGAGACAAAGCCTTCATGTCGGGCGCCGACATAAGGGAACTGGTGGAAAGAGACGCCATCATCGGCCGAAAGCATACCAGGCAGCGCCAGGAGCTTTTTAGCCGCATCGAAAATTTGAACATCCCGGTTATAGCCGCCGTCAACGGCTATGCCATTGGGGCTGGCCTGGAGCTTTCCATGGCCTGTACCTTTAGAATAGCATCGGAAAATGCTAAATTCGCAGCATCGGAAGTGAAGCTGGGTATAATCCCCGGCGCCGGCGGCACCCAGAGGCTTACAAGACTGGTGGGAAAGGCCAAGGCACTGGAGATGATACTCTTTGGAGATATCATTGATGCTGGCGAAGCTTTGAGGATAGGCCTTGTAAACAAAGTGGTGCCCCAGGATAAACTTATGGAAGAAGTGTCGGCATGGGTAAAAAAGATAAAAGCCCTTCCCAAACTTGCCATACAATATGCCAAGGAATCCGTGAACCGGGGAGCAAATCTCGGCCTGGAACAGGGTCTCGCCCACGAATCCTACCTATTCGCCTTAGCCTGCACCACCCAGGACAAGAAAGAGGGCGTGGCGGCATTTCTGGAAAAAGGACGCCGAACTTTATTGGAAAATAATATATAGTTCTGGTATAGAAACTAAGTCCGCTGCCGGAGATTCAAAGGGAGGTTGACGCCCGGCCTTGAACATTAACATAAAAGAGGTGAATATGATTGAAGATAGTAGTCTGTATAAAGCAGGTGCCCAGCACCGAGGCCAGGGTCCAGATGGATCCCATCAAAGGCACCCTCATCCGGGAGGGAGTGGAATCGGTAGTAAATCCCTTTGATGAGTATGCCATAGAAGAGGGCATAAGGTTGAAAGAGAGATACGGCGGTGAAGTTACGGTGATATCCATGGGTCCCCCCCAGGCCAAGGAAGCCCTGAAAACCGCACTGGCTATGGGAGCGGATAAAGCTGTACTCCTCAGTGATAGGGCCTTTGCGGGTTCGGACACCCTTGCTACAGCCTATACTCTTTCACTGGGTATAAAAAAATTAGGGGATATTGATATAGTCATTTGCGGCAAACAGGCCACCGATGGGGATACCGCCCAGGTGGGACCGGGGCTAGCCCAGCGGCTTAACCTGAGACAGATAACGTACGTTTCCAAAATCAGGGAAATCAATCTGAAAAATAGAAAAATTACTGCCGAGCGTCTTATTGAAAGCGGCACCCAGGTGGTATCTACCGCACTTCCTGCCCTTATTACCGTGGTTAAAGACATCAACCAGCCCCGGATACCCAATATCTTTTCCATTAAGAAGGCCACCAGAGCAGAGATTCCCGTATGGGGCATGCAGGATCTGGGAGGAGACCCGAAGGATTTTGGATTTGATGGTTCCCCTACCCAGGTGGTCCGGATTTTTACACCACCTCCCCGGCAGGGAGGCGAGATAATCCAGGGAGAAGTGCCGGAGGCCGTAGCAAAGCTCATAGAGGCGCTTACCAGCAGGAATATAATCAATCTATAAGGAGGCCGGAATATGGCACTAAAAGTAATCAAAGAAAACTGCACCGGCTGCGGGCTCTGCGTGGATGTGTGTGCCTATAGCGGCATCAAAATAAACGATGAAGGTGTGGCCGAGGTTACCGAAAGTTGTATTTTGTGCGGCCAGTGTGTGGATGTATGCCCCGCCGGAGCACTTATGATGGAAGAAAAAAAGGCTACAGTCGAAGATATATCCGACTATAAAGGTGTAATGGTATTTGTGGAGCATGAGTTTGGGAAAATACATTCCGTTTCATTTGAACTCCTGGGAAAGGGGAGAGAGATAGCCGATAATCTTGGAGTATCCCTTTCAGCCATGTTAATTGGTGCCGAAGGAGACAGTATGGCCCTGGAAGTGGCCCGGTACGACGTAGATACAATATATGTTTGCAACAGCACATGGTTGAAGGATTATCAGACAAACACCTATGTGGCCGAAGCGGAAAATATAATCAGGACATATAAGCCAGAAATAGTTCTGATCGGTGCCACCACCCTGGGAAGGGATTTTGCCGGCGCTCTGGCTGCAAGGCTCAAGACCGGTCTTACCGCCGACTGCACCGAACTTTCTGTGGATATGGAAAAGCGCCTGCTCCTGCAGACCCGTCCTGCCTTTGGCGGAAACATCATGGCTACCATAATATCTCCTAACAGAAGGCCTCAAATGGCCACCGTAAGGCCAAAGGTCATGGCCATGCCGGAGCCGGTGAAAAATCCTGATGTACAGATTATCCAGGTACAGCCGGTGTCGGGACCCCAGGATATGCTTCTTGACATACTGGAATTCATCCCCGATACCGCCGGAACGGTGAATTTAGCCGATGCTGACATCATAATATCCGGCGGCCGGGGCATGAAAGGCCCGGAAAATTTCTCCATGCTCTTTGAACTGGCAGAACTTCTGGGCGGAGCCGTGGGTGCCTCCAGGGCCGCAGTGGACAGCGGATGGATGCCTTATGCCCATCAGGTGGGGCAGACCGGGAGGACCGTAAGGCCCAAGCTCTACATCGCCTGCGGCATCTCCGGGGCCATCCAGCACCTGGCAGGCATGCAGACCTCGGAAAATATTGTGGCCATAAACAAGGACCCCGATGCCCCCATATTCAAGGTGGCCACCTTCGGCATAGTGGGCGACCTTTTCAAAGTAGTGCCGGAGCTCATCCGACAAATAAAATACAAAAAACAACAGATGGCATCTTGATTTCAAGCAAAACCGGACCAAAAAAATTGGTCTGGTTTTTAATTTAACATATTCCTGGATGAATCTTTGAAAGCTTATGAAATAGTGTATCCCGCAGCGGGAGATGTAAACGCAGCCGTTGCCATGACCGTGGAAGAGATGGCAGAGCTTTTTAATAATAACTGGGTGAACGTTACCCTGTAGTGAAAAAATTTAAGAAAAAAGGACAAATTACCCCAAAATTTTTATTTTACGTTGCGGAAATATATAACAAAAAAAGAGGAGGAATTTTCCATGAAAAAGTTTCTGGCTTTAGTTATGATGTTTCTTCTTGTCCTAACAAGCAGTTCTATGGTCTTTGCAAAGGGGAGTGAAACTAAATACCTGGAGAAGAACCAGATTCAAAATCAGGAACAAATTCAGGAACAAAATCAAATCAGAGAAGAAGAGGAACAGGAAAAAAGTCAGGATATAGAAAATAATGGAGATATCACCGAAAATCAAGATATCAATAATAGCGACAATGAGGACGGGAATAAATTAAAACTTAATGAAAAGGTAAAGGAAAAGGTAAAAAACGAGATCGAAAACAAAACCCAAAATCAAGGCGATGAAAGTGAATTGCAAATTGAAGAAAAGTTGCAGGAGTTAAAATCGGAATTTAAGAATTCGTTAAAGGATAAGGAAAAAAGAAAAGAAATCTTAAAGCAGATTCGCGAACTTAAAAAACAGCAAAATGATAATACAACTGGCGTTTTTGTAAACGGTGAAGAACTGAAATTTGATACGCCGCCCGTAATAAAAGAAGGTAGGGTTTTAATCCCTGTTAGAGCTGTGGTCAATGCTCTTGGTGCAGAAGTTAAATGGGACCAGGAAACAAAAACCGTTACAATAACGAAGGATGGGAAAACCGTAATATTGCAGTTAGAATCA from Biomaibacter acetigenes includes these protein-coding regions:
- a CDS encoding ABC transporter permease — its product is MTATTSTIGIEGEDVGKKVKRRGSGNLETIFRKELADQFSSSRFFILFFLIMITGAVSFYAAIQSLPAGDAGDNEFILIKLFTTAANSLPPFTWFLSLLGPLVGLAMGFDAINGEQNRGTMSRLLSQPVYRDDVINGKFLARLVVLAIMTVALGGFVGGMGIFMTGVAPTVEEILRLLLYLALSVVYMAFWLALSMLFSLLFRQAATSALGGIALWLFFSIFIPLLAGMVADAVFPANDPSQTASQFYNVVLRQNISRISPSTLYSEASLTLLSPEVRTLGPVLLEQIYGAIPGFLPLGQSLLLIWPHLTGLIAATLIIFAVTYTLFLRQEIRA
- a CDS encoding heavy metal translocating P-type ATPase: MAYRLEGLDCPNCAAKIEKELRKIEGLSEVCVNFSTKSVALDPRYEQAAKEILRRVEPNVELIAESSADKKEESEAMTGEQKKRLLYIFSSAVFLISGIIASPRLHGRFEFIEYAIFLAAYFIAGWEVLYAALRNISRGQVFDENFLMTAATVGALAIHQLPEAVGVMLFYSVGEYFQAQAVNRSRRSIEALMDIRPDYVNLKLDSGIEKVPPQLVRVGQVIVVRPGEKVPLDGQVISGSSFMDTSALTGESVPRKVEPGDTVLSGMVNTEGFLEVRVERTFGESSVSKILDLVQNAAARKGRTEQFITKFAHYYTPVVVFTAAAIATIPPLVIPGATFSEWLYRALTILVISCPCALVVSIPLGYFGGIGGASRRGILVKGANFLEVLTHVDAVVFDKTGTLTKGVFKVSQVQAKNGYSREDILKFAAQAEIHSSHPIATSIREAYEATGAAFAATSVEDYQEIAGHGVKARVDVNTVIAGNERLMEKEGITYDVPQTSGTVVHVAVEGKYAGYIVISDEIKPDARAAIKHLKALGVKHTVMLTGDDEKAAELAAKEIGVDEYFANLLPQDKVAKLEHIQVGEGGRRRRVAFVGDGINDAPVITRADVGMAMGGLGSDAAIEAADVVIMEDAPSKVADAIKIARHTRKIVIENIVLALSVKGIFLAMGAAGIATMWEAVFADVGVALLAVLNSTRALAAGWREK
- a CDS encoding HD domain-containing protein, whose translation is MDRQKAIEILNEYLHTDHLVKHCYAVEAVMMALARRLAPDKEDEWGIAGLLHDLDADMVDYRTFPEQHGPKAVEILRSINFGNEEMYHAILAHNQATGTEIKNSFDRALYAADPITGFITAIALVYPDKKLSSVKVKSITKRMNELRFAAGADRDAMRSIEKLGIPFAEFAELSLKAMTEIADVLGL
- a CDS encoding spore coat protein → MAANLGAHEVMELHEVLSDTVTGINTVQLYGEHCKDPQLKSLLNKQLDFMVDEYNNMVSAINQAGFQEAVPYRANTNFSPTYGLRSPSPTTPNPSAKQVDDQDVASALMGIHKTGASKRMMASLECANPELRRMLIQGAINCADQAYDVWQYMNSRGYYQVPTMQQNTTNTMINMYQPMGFTS
- a CDS encoding thiolase family protein is translated as MREVVIVSAVRTACGKYGGSLSKKTPIELGSAVIAEAVKRAGIEKEMVEEVIWGNAWQAGVGPNLGRLVTVKSGLPVSTSAFTVNKRCASGLKSVALAAQAIRAGDADVMVAGGAEMASRAPYLLPEARWGYRLGAGELQDHLHQDGFMCPLAGMMMGATAEVLVEEYGITREEQDEYSFMSHKRAIAAMDSGKFTDEILPINIGDKKNPNAVFASEEIPRRDISMQALAKLPSVFKEKGTITAGSSSALCDGAAALVLMAREKAEALGIKPLAKILAHGQRGVDPTHMGIGPVEAVPIALKKAGMTLKDIDLIELNEAFAGQVLAVVRDLNLDMDRTNIYGGAISLGHPIGATGAKLVTTLINALRQENKHIGMVTLCVGGGQGEAMIIERMS
- a CDS encoding 3-hydroxyacyl-CoA dehydrogenase family protein → MEFKKIMVVGAGTMGHGIAQACAQQGFEAVLIDMERSLVDKAIARIKTGLDKRVEKGKMTAEEADAIMSRISGGTEIEAYEGVDFVIEAVVEDVEVKKQVFARLDRHFGPEVILATNTTACSISEIAGATREKGRVVGMHFFNPPVVMKLVEIIPGLDTAPETVEKTRALAEMLGKTPIVTKIESPAGIVSRVLAALLNEAVNVYSEGVADPTEIDTAMKLGANLPMGPLELIDMIGVDIHLAKTETLYREFGDPRYRPPYILKKMVRAGHLGRKTGRGFYKY
- a CDS encoding acyl-CoA dehydrogenase family protein; translated protein: MNFDMTEEQQMIKSMVAEFAEKEIVPVAAENDLNEKFPWSIVKKMGELGIFGTVIPEEYGGGGFDNIAHAIVAEELGRVDSSVRGIYSVQVSLVALTILKWGNEEQKKKYVPRLASGEILGCFGLTEPNSGSDAVSMQATAVEDGDSYILNGNKMWITNGGVADIALIFAKTDKNAGARGITAFIVDTKTPGFSTRDIHQKLGLRSSNTAELILTDVRVPKENILGEVGKGFKVAMSALDFGRYTVAAGCVGLAQGCYDVAKKYALERVQFGKPIAGHQLIQEMFADMIVDIEAGRLLVYRVGHLKNKGVPNTREVCVAKLFCSEMVNRVAYKALQVFGGYGFSGEFPIERYYRDARINTLYEGTSQIQKLIIANKDLGISAF
- a CDS encoding enoyl-CoA hydratase/isomerase family protein, with amino-acid sequence MDYQLLAYKQEDGVAYITINRPEVRNALSNRLVDELEEVISQIEKNEELRAVVITGAGDKAFMSGADIRELVERDAIIGRKHTRQRQELFSRIENLNIPVIAAVNGYAIGAGLELSMACTFRIASENAKFAASEVKLGIIPGAGGTQRLTRLVGKAKALEMILFGDIIDAGEALRIGLVNKVVPQDKLMEEVSAWVKKIKALPKLAIQYAKESVNRGANLGLEQGLAHESYLFALACTTQDKKEGVAAFLEKGRRTLLENNI